Proteins encoded together in one Prunus dulcis chromosome 3, ALMONDv2, whole genome shotgun sequence window:
- the LOC117623115 gene encoding MMS19 nucleotide excision repair protein homolog isoform X1: MAETTELIQHIELYVDTSRSPTEQAASFNSIISLVKSDFLTIEVLVKEMRMYLTTTDNVIRARGILLLAEVLTGLASKPLDNATIHSLIGFFTDRLADWRALRGALVGCLALLRRKVNAGMVSASDAKLVAQSYIESLQVQSLGQHDRKLCFELLECLLERHPNEIASLGETFFYGICQAMDGEKDPHCLMLTFPIVETLVRIYPDPSGSLASFCGDLFELLGSYFPIHFTHLKDEDAEVKRDDLSKALMSAFSSTPLFEPFVIPLLLEKLSSSLPLAKVDSLKYLNHCTAKYGADRMAKHAGAIWISLKEAISNSLEKPAMSFTSEPLYGLGFQENEIATEALMLLQKVTLQNEALFLTLIIQDEGINIVFNSIASHEHYNNIPLQGKQWLHAVGRILYIISKTSMASCNSVFESFFPRLMNTLEISVTNSAGDCTLNENTFPSKKFNFGALYLCVELIAACRDLIMRSKDLALKPDTSQETCRYMLQSFADSLVNAFSSSLATNANEVAHGADIYFKVKGLQILATFPGDFLPISKFLFGNILTILMSIILVDFNKILLWKLVLKALVHIGSFVDVYHESEKALGYMGAVVDKTVSLVSRDDVKMPFSLKLEAASEIGASGRNHMLKIVQGMEEAIVAKLSDYVHGNLKSAEKTIQLLECYCNKILSWINETGGLEEVLLRFVINIWNCIESCKDFSIQVQEEELLDATMMAMKLAIGSCSEESQNIIIHKAYSVISSSISIPFKESLDATSSIQLEELSVSEQIDKSSHRDDQIDKFSLRDEWILSHFASVIIAVRPKAQIVNVKGILHLFMTTVLKGCVPAAQALGSVINKLGTKSNETANSIDCTLEEAVDMIFRTKLWNLNENGVLRTCGSGNGSKVGLTDLCLGFSSNKLLRVHAIVGLAWIGKGLLLLGHEKVKDVTKILLECLLSEGRICAMELKQGLLENSYEQHSVMRSAADAFHILMSDSEVCLNRKFHAIARPLYKQRFFSTVMPILQSCIIKSDSSVCRSMLFRASAHLISNAPLIVILSEAKKLMPVLLDGLSLLSEDILDKDKLYSLLLVLSGILTDKNGQVAVIENAHILVNCLTRLIDYPHMMLVRETALQCLLATSELPYARIFPMRTQVLQAICKALDDPKRAVRQEAVRCRRAWASIA, from the exons ATGGCCGAAACCACCGAATTGATTCAGCACATTGAGTTGTACGTCGACACGTCTCGCTCTCCTACCGAGCAG GCTGCGAGCTTTAATTCAATCATTTCTCTCGTGAAGAGTGACTTTTTAACTATTGAAGTGCTG GTGAAAGAAATGAGGATGTATTTGACCACTACGGATAATGTGATCCGTGCTCGGG GTATACTTCTTCTGGCAGAAGTTCTTACAGGTCTTGCATCAAAGCCACTAGATAATGCAACTATTCATAGTTTGATAGGATTCTTCACAGACAGACTG GCAGATTGGAGAGCTTTACGTGGTGCACTTGTTGGTTGCTTGGCACTGCTGAGGAGGAAAGTTAATGCTGGAATGGTCTCGGCCAGTGACGCAAAACTGGTTGCTCAGTCTTACATAGAGTCCCTACAGGTGCAATCTTTAGGGCAGCATGACAGAAAG CTTTGCTTTGAGCTTTTGGAATGCCTTTTAGAGCGCCATCCGAATGAGATTGCTTCACTG GGTGAAACCTTTTTTTATGGGATCTGTCAAGCTATGGATGGAGAAAAGGATCCTCATTGCTTAATGTTAACATTTCCTATTGTTGAGACTCTGGTGCGAATATATCCAGACCCATCTGGCTCACTTGCAAGTTTTTGTGGAGATCTATTTGAATTATTGGGATCTTACTTTCCCATTCATTTTACTCAT CTCAAAGATGAGGACGCTGAGGTGAAAAGGGATGACCTTTCAAAGGCACTAATG TCAGCATtctcgtccacgcctttattCGAACCATTTGTCATTCCATTGCTTCTTGAGAAACTTTCTTCGTCTCTGCCATTAGCAAAG GTTGATTCTTTGAAGTATCTTAACCACTGCACAGCTAAATATGGAGCTGACAGAATGGCAAAACATGCTGGAGCTATTTGGATTTCACTGAAAGAAGCAATAAGTAATTCATTGGAAAAGCCTGCTATGTCCTTTACTTCAGAACCACTATATGGTCTTGGCTTTCAAGAGAATGAAATTGCAACAGAAGCTCTAATGCTTCTACAGAAGGTTACCCTGCAAAATGAGGCTTTGTTTTTAACTTTGATTATTCAGGATGAAGGTATAAACATAGTTTTCAACTCCATAGCCAGTCATGAacattataataatattcCCTTGCAAGGCAAGCAGTGGTTACATGCCGTTGGTCGCATCCTTTATATAATATCCAAGACTTCCATGGCTTCCTGTAACAGTGTGTTTGAAAGTTTCTTCCCCCGCCTAATGAATACTCTCGAGATTTCTGTGACAAATTCGGCTGGGGATTGCACTCTTAATGAGAATACTTTTCCCTCaaaaaagtttaattttgGAGCTCTTTATCTCTGCGTGGAATTAATTGCGGCATGCAGAGATTTAATTATGAGATCGAAAGACCTTGCTCTGAAGCCTGATACTTCACAGGAGACATGTCGCTACATGCTTCAGAGCTTCGCGGATTCACTAGTCAAtgccttctcttcttccttggCCACGAATGCTAATGAAGTTGCTCATGGTGCAGATATTTATTTCAAAG TGAAGGGTTTACAGATTCTGGCTACATTCCCTGGAGATTTCTTGCCAATatctaaatttttgtttgggaATATTCTGACGATACTCATGTCAATCATCTTAGTGGATTTCAACAAGATATTGCTATGGAAACTAGTGTTGAAAGCTTTAGTCCACATTGGGTCATTCGTTGATGTGTATCATGAGTCTGAGAAGGCACTAGGCTATATGGGTGCTGTTGTTGACAAGACTGTTTCATTGGTGTCTCGTGATGATGTTAAAATGCCTTTTTCACTAAAACTGGAGGCGGCCTCTGAGATTGGTGCAAGTGGGCGAAATCATATGCTAAAAATTGTACAAGGGATGGAAGAGGCAATAGTGGCCAAGTTATCTGATTAT GTCCATGGAAATTTGAAGTCAGCTGAAAAAACAATTCAACTGTTGGAATGCTACTGTAATAAGATTCTTTCATG GATCAATGAAACGGGAGGTCTCGAGGAAGTTCTGTTGCGGTTTGTCATTAATATATGGAATTGCATTGAAAGTTGCAAAGATTTTAGCATTCAAGTCCAGGAAGAA GAACTTCTTGATGCAACCATGATGGCAATGAAGCTTGCCATTGGGAGTTGTTCAGAAGAAAGCCAGAACATTATAATCCACAAGGCTTACAGTGTTATTTCATCAAGCATATCCATTCCATTTAAGGAATCCCTGGATGCCACCTCTTCCATTCAGCTTGAAGAATTGAGCGTTTCTGAACAGATAGACAAATCTTCTCACAGGGATGACCAGATAGACAAATTTTCTCTTAGAGATGAATGGATTCTTTCACATTTTGCATCAGTAATCATAGCGGTGCGTCCAAAAGCGCAGATTGTGAATGTAAAAGGAATATTGCATTTGTTTATGACAACCGTTCTTAAAGGTTGTGTTCCAGCAGCTCAGGCTTTGGGTTCTGTGATCAACAAATTGGGTACAAAATCCAATGAAACAGCAAATTCAATTGACTGTACCTTAGAAGAAGCAGTGGATATGATTTTTAGAACAAAATTATGGAATCTCAATGAAAATGGAGTTTTACGGACATGTGGATCAGGTAATGGCAGTAAAGTTGGTCTTACTGATTTATGCCTTGGTTTTTCGAGCAATAAACTGCTTCGAGTCCATGCCATTGTTGGACTAGCATGGATAGGGAAAGGTTTGCTTCTACTTGGTcatgaaaaagtaaaagatgTAACCAAAATTTTGTTGGAGTGCTTACTGTCAGAAGGCAGAATATGTGCCATGGAGTTGAAGCAAGGTTTGTTAGAAAACAGTTACGAGCAGCACTCTGTGATGAGAAGCGCAGCAGATGCATTTCACATTCTTATGAGTGATTCTGAAGTTTGTTTGAACCGAAAATTTCATGCCATAGCACGACCACTCTACAAGCAGCGGTTTTTCTCTACAGTGATGCCTATTCTGCAGTCTTGTATAATAAAATCTGATTCATCAGTATGCAG ATCTATGCTGTTTCGGGCATCTGCGCACCTTATATCTAATGCTCCATTAATTGTTATCTTGAGTGAAGCCAAGAAG CTTATGCCAGTACTGTTGGATGGATTGTCCCTGCTTAGTGAAGATATTCTGGATAAAGATAAGCTATATAGTCTTCTGCTAGTGCTTTCTGGAATATTGACAGATAAAAATG GACAAGTGGCTGTCATAGAGAATGCACACATTTTAGTTAATTGCCTCACCAGACTTATTGACTACCCGCATATGATG CTTGTTAGAGAGACTGCACTTCAATGTCTTCTTGCAACATCTGAGCTGCCATATGCAAGAATCTTTCCCATGAGAACACAG GTACTACAAGCAATATGTAAGGCTCTTGATGATCCAAAGAGGGCTGTTCGTCAGGAAGCTGTTAGGTGTAGGCGAGCATG GGCATCAATTGCGTAA
- the LOC117623115 gene encoding MMS19 nucleotide excision repair protein homolog isoform X2, translating into MVSASDAKLVAQSYIESLQVQSLGQHDRKLCFELLECLLERHPNEIASLGETFFYGICQAMDGEKDPHCLMLTFPIVETLVRIYPDPSGSLASFCGDLFELLGSYFPIHFTHLKDEDAEVKRDDLSKALMSAFSSTPLFEPFVIPLLLEKLSSSLPLAKVDSLKYLNHCTAKYGADRMAKHAGAIWISLKEAISNSLEKPAMSFTSEPLYGLGFQENEIATEALMLLQKVTLQNEALFLTLIIQDEGINIVFNSIASHEHYNNIPLQGKQWLHAVGRILYIISKTSMASCNSVFESFFPRLMNTLEISVTNSAGDCTLNENTFPSKKFNFGALYLCVELIAACRDLIMRSKDLALKPDTSQETCRYMLQSFADSLVNAFSSSLATNANEVAHGADIYFKVKGLQILATFPGDFLPISKFLFGNILTILMSIILVDFNKILLWKLVLKALVHIGSFVDVYHESEKALGYMGAVVDKTVSLVSRDDVKMPFSLKLEAASEIGASGRNHMLKIVQGMEEAIVAKLSDYVHGNLKSAEKTIQLLECYCNKILSWINETGGLEEVLLRFVINIWNCIESCKDFSIQVQEEELLDATMMAMKLAIGSCSEESQNIIIHKAYSVISSSISIPFKESLDATSSIQLEELSVSEQIDKSSHRDDQIDKFSLRDEWILSHFASVIIAVRPKAQIVNVKGILHLFMTTVLKGCVPAAQALGSVINKLGTKSNETANSIDCTLEEAVDMIFRTKLWNLNENGVLRTCGSGNGSKVGLTDLCLGFSSNKLLRVHAIVGLAWIGKGLLLLGHEKVKDVTKILLECLLSEGRICAMELKQGLLENSYEQHSVMRSAADAFHILMSDSEVCLNRKFHAIARPLYKQRFFSTVMPILQSCIIKSDSSVCRSMLFRASAHLISNAPLIVILSEAKKLMPVLLDGLSLLSEDILDKDKLYSLLLVLSGILTDKNGQVAVIENAHILVNCLTRLIDYPHMMLVRETALQCLLATSELPYARIFPMRTQVLQAICKALDDPKRAVRQEAVRCRRAWASIA; encoded by the exons ATGGTCTCGGCCAGTGACGCAAAACTGGTTGCTCAGTCTTACATAGAGTCCCTACAGGTGCAATCTTTAGGGCAGCATGACAGAAAG CTTTGCTTTGAGCTTTTGGAATGCCTTTTAGAGCGCCATCCGAATGAGATTGCTTCACTG GGTGAAACCTTTTTTTATGGGATCTGTCAAGCTATGGATGGAGAAAAGGATCCTCATTGCTTAATGTTAACATTTCCTATTGTTGAGACTCTGGTGCGAATATATCCAGACCCATCTGGCTCACTTGCAAGTTTTTGTGGAGATCTATTTGAATTATTGGGATCTTACTTTCCCATTCATTTTACTCAT CTCAAAGATGAGGACGCTGAGGTGAAAAGGGATGACCTTTCAAAGGCACTAATG TCAGCATtctcgtccacgcctttattCGAACCATTTGTCATTCCATTGCTTCTTGAGAAACTTTCTTCGTCTCTGCCATTAGCAAAG GTTGATTCTTTGAAGTATCTTAACCACTGCACAGCTAAATATGGAGCTGACAGAATGGCAAAACATGCTGGAGCTATTTGGATTTCACTGAAAGAAGCAATAAGTAATTCATTGGAAAAGCCTGCTATGTCCTTTACTTCAGAACCACTATATGGTCTTGGCTTTCAAGAGAATGAAATTGCAACAGAAGCTCTAATGCTTCTACAGAAGGTTACCCTGCAAAATGAGGCTTTGTTTTTAACTTTGATTATTCAGGATGAAGGTATAAACATAGTTTTCAACTCCATAGCCAGTCATGAacattataataatattcCCTTGCAAGGCAAGCAGTGGTTACATGCCGTTGGTCGCATCCTTTATATAATATCCAAGACTTCCATGGCTTCCTGTAACAGTGTGTTTGAAAGTTTCTTCCCCCGCCTAATGAATACTCTCGAGATTTCTGTGACAAATTCGGCTGGGGATTGCACTCTTAATGAGAATACTTTTCCCTCaaaaaagtttaattttgGAGCTCTTTATCTCTGCGTGGAATTAATTGCGGCATGCAGAGATTTAATTATGAGATCGAAAGACCTTGCTCTGAAGCCTGATACTTCACAGGAGACATGTCGCTACATGCTTCAGAGCTTCGCGGATTCACTAGTCAAtgccttctcttcttccttggCCACGAATGCTAATGAAGTTGCTCATGGTGCAGATATTTATTTCAAAG TGAAGGGTTTACAGATTCTGGCTACATTCCCTGGAGATTTCTTGCCAATatctaaatttttgtttgggaATATTCTGACGATACTCATGTCAATCATCTTAGTGGATTTCAACAAGATATTGCTATGGAAACTAGTGTTGAAAGCTTTAGTCCACATTGGGTCATTCGTTGATGTGTATCATGAGTCTGAGAAGGCACTAGGCTATATGGGTGCTGTTGTTGACAAGACTGTTTCATTGGTGTCTCGTGATGATGTTAAAATGCCTTTTTCACTAAAACTGGAGGCGGCCTCTGAGATTGGTGCAAGTGGGCGAAATCATATGCTAAAAATTGTACAAGGGATGGAAGAGGCAATAGTGGCCAAGTTATCTGATTAT GTCCATGGAAATTTGAAGTCAGCTGAAAAAACAATTCAACTGTTGGAATGCTACTGTAATAAGATTCTTTCATG GATCAATGAAACGGGAGGTCTCGAGGAAGTTCTGTTGCGGTTTGTCATTAATATATGGAATTGCATTGAAAGTTGCAAAGATTTTAGCATTCAAGTCCAGGAAGAA GAACTTCTTGATGCAACCATGATGGCAATGAAGCTTGCCATTGGGAGTTGTTCAGAAGAAAGCCAGAACATTATAATCCACAAGGCTTACAGTGTTATTTCATCAAGCATATCCATTCCATTTAAGGAATCCCTGGATGCCACCTCTTCCATTCAGCTTGAAGAATTGAGCGTTTCTGAACAGATAGACAAATCTTCTCACAGGGATGACCAGATAGACAAATTTTCTCTTAGAGATGAATGGATTCTTTCACATTTTGCATCAGTAATCATAGCGGTGCGTCCAAAAGCGCAGATTGTGAATGTAAAAGGAATATTGCATTTGTTTATGACAACCGTTCTTAAAGGTTGTGTTCCAGCAGCTCAGGCTTTGGGTTCTGTGATCAACAAATTGGGTACAAAATCCAATGAAACAGCAAATTCAATTGACTGTACCTTAGAAGAAGCAGTGGATATGATTTTTAGAACAAAATTATGGAATCTCAATGAAAATGGAGTTTTACGGACATGTGGATCAGGTAATGGCAGTAAAGTTGGTCTTACTGATTTATGCCTTGGTTTTTCGAGCAATAAACTGCTTCGAGTCCATGCCATTGTTGGACTAGCATGGATAGGGAAAGGTTTGCTTCTACTTGGTcatgaaaaagtaaaagatgTAACCAAAATTTTGTTGGAGTGCTTACTGTCAGAAGGCAGAATATGTGCCATGGAGTTGAAGCAAGGTTTGTTAGAAAACAGTTACGAGCAGCACTCTGTGATGAGAAGCGCAGCAGATGCATTTCACATTCTTATGAGTGATTCTGAAGTTTGTTTGAACCGAAAATTTCATGCCATAGCACGACCACTCTACAAGCAGCGGTTTTTCTCTACAGTGATGCCTATTCTGCAGTCTTGTATAATAAAATCTGATTCATCAGTATGCAG ATCTATGCTGTTTCGGGCATCTGCGCACCTTATATCTAATGCTCCATTAATTGTTATCTTGAGTGAAGCCAAGAAG CTTATGCCAGTACTGTTGGATGGATTGTCCCTGCTTAGTGAAGATATTCTGGATAAAGATAAGCTATATAGTCTTCTGCTAGTGCTTTCTGGAATATTGACAGATAAAAATG GACAAGTGGCTGTCATAGAGAATGCACACATTTTAGTTAATTGCCTCACCAGACTTATTGACTACCCGCATATGATG CTTGTTAGAGAGACTGCACTTCAATGTCTTCTTGCAACATCTGAGCTGCCATATGCAAGAATCTTTCCCATGAGAACACAG GTACTACAAGCAATATGTAAGGCTCTTGATGATCCAAAGAGGGCTGTTCGTCAGGAAGCTGTTAGGTGTAGGCGAGCATG GGCATCAATTGCGTAA
- the LOC117623115 gene encoding MMS19 nucleotide excision repair protein homolog isoform X3, which produces MMHLKDEDAEVKRDDLSKALMSAFSSTPLFEPFVIPLLLEKLSSSLPLAKVDSLKYLNHCTAKYGADRMAKHAGAIWISLKEAISNSLEKPAMSFTSEPLYGLGFQENEIATEALMLLQKVTLQNEALFLTLIIQDEGINIVFNSIASHEHYNNIPLQGKQWLHAVGRILYIISKTSMASCNSVFESFFPRLMNTLEISVTNSAGDCTLNENTFPSKKFNFGALYLCVELIAACRDLIMRSKDLALKPDTSQETCRYMLQSFADSLVNAFSSSLATNANEVAHGADIYFKVKGLQILATFPGDFLPISKFLFGNILTILMSIILVDFNKILLWKLVLKALVHIGSFVDVYHESEKALGYMGAVVDKTVSLVSRDDVKMPFSLKLEAASEIGASGRNHMLKIVQGMEEAIVAKLSDYVHGNLKSAEKTIQLLECYCNKILSWINETGGLEEVLLRFVINIWNCIESCKDFSIQVQEEELLDATMMAMKLAIGSCSEESQNIIIHKAYSVISSSISIPFKESLDATSSIQLEELSVSEQIDKSSHRDDQIDKFSLRDEWILSHFASVIIAVRPKAQIVNVKGILHLFMTTVLKGCVPAAQALGSVINKLGTKSNETANSIDCTLEEAVDMIFRTKLWNLNENGVLRTCGSGNGSKVGLTDLCLGFSSNKLLRVHAIVGLAWIGKGLLLLGHEKVKDVTKILLECLLSEGRICAMELKQGLLENSYEQHSVMRSAADAFHILMSDSEVCLNRKFHAIARPLYKQRFFSTVMPILQSCIIKSDSSVCRSMLFRASAHLISNAPLIVILSEAKKLMPVLLDGLSLLSEDILDKDKLYSLLLVLSGILTDKNGQVAVIENAHILVNCLTRLIDYPHMMLVRETALQCLLATSELPYARIFPMRTQVLQAICKALDDPKRAVRQEAVRCRRAWASIA; this is translated from the exons ATGATGCAT CTCAAAGATGAGGACGCTGAGGTGAAAAGGGATGACCTTTCAAAGGCACTAATG TCAGCATtctcgtccacgcctttattCGAACCATTTGTCATTCCATTGCTTCTTGAGAAACTTTCTTCGTCTCTGCCATTAGCAAAG GTTGATTCTTTGAAGTATCTTAACCACTGCACAGCTAAATATGGAGCTGACAGAATGGCAAAACATGCTGGAGCTATTTGGATTTCACTGAAAGAAGCAATAAGTAATTCATTGGAAAAGCCTGCTATGTCCTTTACTTCAGAACCACTATATGGTCTTGGCTTTCAAGAGAATGAAATTGCAACAGAAGCTCTAATGCTTCTACAGAAGGTTACCCTGCAAAATGAGGCTTTGTTTTTAACTTTGATTATTCAGGATGAAGGTATAAACATAGTTTTCAACTCCATAGCCAGTCATGAacattataataatattcCCTTGCAAGGCAAGCAGTGGTTACATGCCGTTGGTCGCATCCTTTATATAATATCCAAGACTTCCATGGCTTCCTGTAACAGTGTGTTTGAAAGTTTCTTCCCCCGCCTAATGAATACTCTCGAGATTTCTGTGACAAATTCGGCTGGGGATTGCACTCTTAATGAGAATACTTTTCCCTCaaaaaagtttaattttgGAGCTCTTTATCTCTGCGTGGAATTAATTGCGGCATGCAGAGATTTAATTATGAGATCGAAAGACCTTGCTCTGAAGCCTGATACTTCACAGGAGACATGTCGCTACATGCTTCAGAGCTTCGCGGATTCACTAGTCAAtgccttctcttcttccttggCCACGAATGCTAATGAAGTTGCTCATGGTGCAGATATTTATTTCAAAG TGAAGGGTTTACAGATTCTGGCTACATTCCCTGGAGATTTCTTGCCAATatctaaatttttgtttgggaATATTCTGACGATACTCATGTCAATCATCTTAGTGGATTTCAACAAGATATTGCTATGGAAACTAGTGTTGAAAGCTTTAGTCCACATTGGGTCATTCGTTGATGTGTATCATGAGTCTGAGAAGGCACTAGGCTATATGGGTGCTGTTGTTGACAAGACTGTTTCATTGGTGTCTCGTGATGATGTTAAAATGCCTTTTTCACTAAAACTGGAGGCGGCCTCTGAGATTGGTGCAAGTGGGCGAAATCATATGCTAAAAATTGTACAAGGGATGGAAGAGGCAATAGTGGCCAAGTTATCTGATTAT GTCCATGGAAATTTGAAGTCAGCTGAAAAAACAATTCAACTGTTGGAATGCTACTGTAATAAGATTCTTTCATG GATCAATGAAACGGGAGGTCTCGAGGAAGTTCTGTTGCGGTTTGTCATTAATATATGGAATTGCATTGAAAGTTGCAAAGATTTTAGCATTCAAGTCCAGGAAGAA GAACTTCTTGATGCAACCATGATGGCAATGAAGCTTGCCATTGGGAGTTGTTCAGAAGAAAGCCAGAACATTATAATCCACAAGGCTTACAGTGTTATTTCATCAAGCATATCCATTCCATTTAAGGAATCCCTGGATGCCACCTCTTCCATTCAGCTTGAAGAATTGAGCGTTTCTGAACAGATAGACAAATCTTCTCACAGGGATGACCAGATAGACAAATTTTCTCTTAGAGATGAATGGATTCTTTCACATTTTGCATCAGTAATCATAGCGGTGCGTCCAAAAGCGCAGATTGTGAATGTAAAAGGAATATTGCATTTGTTTATGACAACCGTTCTTAAAGGTTGTGTTCCAGCAGCTCAGGCTTTGGGTTCTGTGATCAACAAATTGGGTACAAAATCCAATGAAACAGCAAATTCAATTGACTGTACCTTAGAAGAAGCAGTGGATATGATTTTTAGAACAAAATTATGGAATCTCAATGAAAATGGAGTTTTACGGACATGTGGATCAGGTAATGGCAGTAAAGTTGGTCTTACTGATTTATGCCTTGGTTTTTCGAGCAATAAACTGCTTCGAGTCCATGCCATTGTTGGACTAGCATGGATAGGGAAAGGTTTGCTTCTACTTGGTcatgaaaaagtaaaagatgTAACCAAAATTTTGTTGGAGTGCTTACTGTCAGAAGGCAGAATATGTGCCATGGAGTTGAAGCAAGGTTTGTTAGAAAACAGTTACGAGCAGCACTCTGTGATGAGAAGCGCAGCAGATGCATTTCACATTCTTATGAGTGATTCTGAAGTTTGTTTGAACCGAAAATTTCATGCCATAGCACGACCACTCTACAAGCAGCGGTTTTTCTCTACAGTGATGCCTATTCTGCAGTCTTGTATAATAAAATCTGATTCATCAGTATGCAG ATCTATGCTGTTTCGGGCATCTGCGCACCTTATATCTAATGCTCCATTAATTGTTATCTTGAGTGAAGCCAAGAAG CTTATGCCAGTACTGTTGGATGGATTGTCCCTGCTTAGTGAAGATATTCTGGATAAAGATAAGCTATATAGTCTTCTGCTAGTGCTTTCTGGAATATTGACAGATAAAAATG GACAAGTGGCTGTCATAGAGAATGCACACATTTTAGTTAATTGCCTCACCAGACTTATTGACTACCCGCATATGATG CTTGTTAGAGAGACTGCACTTCAATGTCTTCTTGCAACATCTGAGCTGCCATATGCAAGAATCTTTCCCATGAGAACACAG GTACTACAAGCAATATGTAAGGCTCTTGATGATCCAAAGAGGGCTGTTCGTCAGGAAGCTGTTAGGTGTAGGCGAGCATG GGCATCAATTGCGTAA